One genomic window of Halorhabdus sp. CBA1104 includes the following:
- a CDS encoding twin-arginine translocase subunit TatC has protein sequence MTDGDVPDGDDDDATADEPAPERSNGPDDQSDHSAASTETNGDDRREKAATADADDDSPDPSTAAAGDKAAGVGGQEGDDRAEADPSTEDDDGPATESGHESGDGNGDASDDDGIEPSEELARELIDEDSVTDMETMEPDPVDGKITSEDEFSTVEWEPEDDEDPDPAAHGDAGVPTEGGDGDDSADESEGVPDGPQEQRGDRAAGQPPSPRQDHAERVDDDGHPAAGDTPEGDAYRGGEPAGDVAPDHAPDDEEMPLAVHVEEMVKRLGFVIVLMAGVSAVVFPFGEQIINTIWYAFLPGSFELCPTTSAVPRQPATIVTGVMGDVGAGPGVAMADAATIKPACPRVYTPLATIFARLKVSTLAGFVIALPAFVYQTYLFMRPGLFPRERRYYLAAVPTSLVLAAVGVAFAYLLVLPAIFTYFLYYSEGAADIAFGLTQTFDLMVLMMGFFAAIFQIPLFIMLAIMMGVTSRQWLADRRLLFWAAFAGIAFIFNPDPTGMAPFIVAATMIVLFEGTLLLLSWTGSEGLLPAPDAVAARRPYAWVVAGLTGYLASSAPLPEGYYDALPALVRGFIESNDLLGVTPLVVGGAIIAGYEIAMVLLRRYLPIGKWRRKLFTGRVSLFRLRSPVWLLSLVVGYLTSPNPFLLDRAAEVALAPIEATGLTVGLIVAFEALLVLWRYLRPEKGERLPLEQ, from the coding sequence ATGACCGACGGCGACGTCCCCGATGGCGACGACGATGACGCCACCGCGGACGAACCCGCCCCCGAGCGATCGAACGGCCCAGACGACCAGAGCGATCACTCGGCGGCTTCTACCGAGACCAACGGGGACGATCGCCGCGAGAAGGCCGCGACGGCCGACGCGGACGACGACAGCCCCGATCCTTCGACGGCTGCTGCGGGCGACAAAGCGGCCGGTGTGGGTGGCCAAGAGGGTGACGACCGAGCCGAGGCGGACCCAAGCACCGAAGACGATGACGGACCCGCTACCGAGAGCGGCCACGAGTCCGGCGATGGGAACGGTGACGCGTCCGATGACGACGGTATCGAGCCCAGCGAAGAACTGGCCAGAGAACTCATCGACGAGGACAGCGTCACCGACATGGAGACGATGGAGCCGGATCCTGTCGATGGAAAGATCACCAGCGAAGACGAGTTCAGCACCGTCGAATGGGAGCCCGAAGACGACGAAGATCCCGATCCGGCAGCCCACGGCGACGCTGGGGTCCCGACCGAGGGTGGCGATGGCGACGATAGCGCCGACGAGTCCGAAGGAGTCCCCGACGGGCCCCAAGAGCAACGTGGCGACCGAGCGGCGGGACAGCCACCGTCTCCTCGACAGGACCACGCCGAGCGTGTCGACGACGATGGCCACCCAGCAGCGGGCGACACCCCAGAAGGCGACGCCTATCGAGGCGGCGAACCCGCAGGCGATGTCGCGCCCGATCACGCTCCCGACGACGAGGAGATGCCCCTGGCGGTACACGTCGAAGAGATGGTCAAGCGGTTGGGCTTCGTGATCGTGTTGATGGCCGGCGTCAGCGCCGTCGTGTTTCCGTTTGGTGAACAGATCATCAACACGATCTGGTACGCGTTCCTGCCGGGATCGTTCGAATTGTGTCCGACGACGAGTGCCGTTCCTCGGCAGCCGGCGACTATCGTCACGGGCGTGATGGGAGACGTTGGTGCCGGGCCGGGCGTGGCGATGGCCGATGCTGCGACGATCAAGCCGGCTTGTCCGCGGGTCTATACACCGCTGGCGACGATTTTTGCCCGACTCAAAGTCTCGACACTGGCTGGCTTCGTCATCGCGCTGCCTGCTTTCGTCTACCAGACGTACCTGTTCATGCGCCCCGGTCTGTTCCCGCGTGAACGGCGCTACTATCTCGCGGCCGTTCCGACGAGTCTCGTCCTGGCGGCGGTCGGTGTCGCCTTCGCGTATCTGCTCGTCCTCCCGGCGATTTTCACGTACTTCCTGTACTACTCCGAGGGGGCCGCGGACATCGCCTTCGGGCTGACCCAGACGTTCGACCTGATGGTCCTGATGATGGGCTTTTTCGCCGCGATCTTCCAGATTCCACTCTTTATCATGCTGGCGATCATGATGGGTGTCACCTCCCGGCAGTGGTTGGCCGACCGGCGCCTGCTGTTCTGGGCGGCCTTCGCCGGGATCGCGTTCATCTTCAACCCGGACCCAACCGGGATGGCGCCGTTCATCGTCGCCGCGACCATGATCGTGCTGTTCGAGGGGACGCTCCTCCTCCTGTCTTGGACGGGCAGTGAGGGACTGTTGCCCGCTCCGGACGCGGTGGCTGCGCGCCGACCTTACGCCTGGGTTGTGGCCGGGCTGACGGGCTATCTCGCCAGTAGCGCCCCGTTACCGGAGGGGTACTACGATGCGCTCCCGGCCCTGGTCCGTGGGTTCATCGAGAGCAACGACCTGCTGGGCGTGACGCCGCTGGTCGTCGGTGGGGCGATCATCGCCGGCTACGAAATTGCGATGGTCCTGCTCCGACGGTACCTGCCGATCGGCAAGTGGCGTCGGAAACTGTTCACCGGCCGAGTGTCGCTCTTCCGGCTTCGGTCGCCGGTGTGGCTGCTCTCGCTGGTGGTGGGCTATCTCACGAGCCCGAATCCGTTCCTGCTGGATCGGGCCGCCGAGGTGGCGCTTGCCCCGATCGAGGCCACCGGGCTGACCGTCGGGCTGATCGTCGCCTTCGAAGCACTGCTAGTGCTGTGGCGATACCTGCGGCCCGAGAAAGGCGAGCGACTCCCGCTCGAGCAATAA
- the hjc gene encoding Holliday junction resolvase Hjc, which yields MANSNAKGDRRERELVNELDEAGFAVMRAPASGSATERELPDVLAGDGEDFYAIEAKSSAGDPIYLDGEEVENLVYFAQNFGAKPRIGVRFDREDWYFFHPADLYTTDAGSYRVKKETALADGTDFTELTGESERTNLTEFDGDEA from the coding sequence ATGGCAAACTCGAATGCGAAAGGTGACCGCCGCGAGCGCGAACTCGTCAACGAACTCGACGAGGCGGGCTTTGCGGTGATGCGAGCGCCCGCCAGTGGGTCGGCCACCGAACGGGAGCTGCCCGACGTACTCGCCGGTGACGGGGAGGACTTCTACGCCATCGAGGCCAAATCCAGTGCTGGCGACCCCATCTATCTCGACGGCGAGGAGGTCGAAAATCTCGTCTACTTCGCGCAGAACTTCGGCGCGAAACCACGCATCGGTGTCCGTTTCGACCGCGAAGACTGGTATTTCTTCCACCCGGCCGATCTCTACACCACCGACGCCGGAAGCTATCGGGTCAAAAAGGAGACCGCACTCGCGGATGGGACCGACTTCACAGAGCTGACCGGCGAGAGCGAACGGACGAACCTGACGGAATTCGACGGCGACGAGGCCTGA
- a CDS encoding inorganic phosphate transporter, translating to MVETLLVVGVLIACFVAYNVGGATTGPAFGPAVGAGAIGKVAAAGLMSVFFFLGAFTIGRRVVDTLGRDLLTDPGVFSLPVSIVVLFFIGGALLLGNVSGVPASTSMTAVGAIAGLGIATGNLDWGVVGGIVSWWLASPILGFWVSAVIGRYFYPRLRRLIAIDQSAGPLVVLDREGFVPRPVPGPETSRRELIGTVVLVAIGCLMAFSSGTSNIANAIAPLVGSGELDMNVAIVVGSVAVAVGTFTIARRTMETLGNDITDLPLTAAIVVAIVASSIVIGLSAATIPASFVVIATTCIVGLGWGRATRAVAFEEAVTGQESPRMSVGALAADDDEATVGDPDIEAPEQPEPEPIEAGEPERIPNAADLFDPATTGRVLFMQNVVPVLATVASAVTFEIAFAL from the coding sequence ATGGTCGAGACGCTACTGGTCGTCGGTGTTCTGATCGCGTGTTTCGTCGCGTACAACGTCGGCGGTGCCACGACGGGGCCGGCCTTCGGGCCGGCCGTGGGTGCAGGCGCGATCGGGAAGGTCGCTGCGGCGGGGCTCATGTCGGTGTTTTTCTTCCTGGGGGCGTTCACGATCGGCCGCCGCGTCGTCGACACTTTGGGCCGGGACCTCTTGACCGATCCCGGTGTCTTCTCGCTGCCGGTCAGCATCGTCGTCCTGTTTTTCATCGGCGGAGCGCTCTTGCTCGGCAACGTCTCAGGCGTTCCCGCTTCGACGTCGATGACGGCTGTCGGGGCGATCGCCGGCCTCGGCATCGCGACCGGGAACCTCGATTGGGGAGTCGTCGGCGGCATCGTCTCCTGGTGGCTGGCCTCGCCGATCCTCGGGTTCTGGGTTTCGGCGGTGATCGGCCGGTACTTCTACCCCCGACTCCGACGGTTGATCGCGATCGACCAGTCGGCTGGCCCGCTCGTGGTACTCGACCGGGAGGGGTTCGTCCCGCGTCCCGTCCCCGGACCGGAGACGAGCCGTCGGGAGTTGATCGGAACGGTCGTCCTGGTCGCGATCGGCTGTCTGATGGCCTTCAGTTCCGGGACGAGTAACATCGCCAACGCCATCGCGCCGCTCGTGGGCTCGGGCGAATTGGATATGAACGTCGCTATCGTCGTCGGGTCGGTCGCCGTCGCTGTCGGGACCTTTACTATTGCCCGCCGGACGATGGAGACACTCGGCAACGACATCACGGACCTGCCACTGACCGCGGCGATCGTCGTCGCAATCGTGGCATCCTCGATCGTCATCGGGCTGTCGGCGGCCACGATTCCCGCGAGTTTCGTCGTGATCGCCACGACCTGCATCGTCGGTCTGGGATGGGGGCGTGCAACCCGCGCCGTTGCCTTCGAGGAGGCGGTTACTGGTCAGGAGTCGCCCCGAATGTCGGTCGGTGCCCTGGCGGCAGACGACGACGAGGCGACCGTCGGCGACCCGGATATCGAGGCCCCCGAGCAACCGGAACCGGAACCGATCGAAGCGGGTGAACCCGAGAGGATCCCGAACGCGGCTGACCTCTTCGATCCCGCCACGACCGGTCGCGTCCTCTTCATGCAGAACGTGGTGCCGGTGCTCGCCACGGTCGCCTCTGCGGTCACCTTCGAGATCGCGTTTGCGCTGTGA
- a CDS encoding twin-arginine translocase subunit TatC — protein sequence MSGALDDDTRRTLASGRETVGAVMRSAQKDLQKIFIAFVLGLVGSIWFLRTYAWERLKVDLFAQMPPEIREATRVVAVTPFDVILLQVKIGLIVGGLLAVPLLLYFSRDALRRRGWWPQAPVARWKLVLLATALVVLFVGGIFYAYTVFFPIMFSFLATNAINAGFTPTYHIVKWAQFVALLALSFGLAAELPLMMSTLAYSEIVPYETFRDKWKYAVLGLYAGGAVFTPPDPLTQLMWATPLVGLYAVSLRITRLVVVAKRSSDRIDVMAALRERWNVLAGSAVVAFGAVWAFFARGGIAAINRGLDAVPYDIGGVPTLGEALGVSNALASALVASIVALLVVGWVAYRTVSARLDEQAGLAAQTLGDPSAIDLDNLDAAGVEAAPPEAFESLAEEEALAHAQRAMDDDDPEKAELIIERFDEAAERADQDGTESQDSEAAKEGGVVSETTTNVVDAFTEEETTEEDIGGYYYDLAFIFDSLTSKAFRVVAVFGTVLAAAFMYLYTGGIDDIRGDFVSRLPAEMAADVDIVNLHPVEHLIFEIKFSTLLALVVVLPLILYYIWPALKERGYATGDRRVLLVWGGSIVAGLTLGSYIGYTFLAPSVISWLAADALEAHMVVAYRINSFGWLVVFTTVGIGLLAEIPMSMVLFDRGGIVSYQTMREYWRGVVIAIFVVAALLTPSGMFSMLLLALPAALAYLFGLGLLWVVTLGGRRGSGRQPEVVG from the coding sequence ATGTCCGGCGCGCTCGACGACGACACCCGTCGCACCCTCGCCAGCGGCCGGGAGACGGTCGGTGCAGTGATGCGATCGGCCCAAAAGGACTTACAGAAGATCTTCATCGCGTTCGTCCTCGGTCTCGTGGGCTCGATCTGGTTCCTACGCACCTACGCTTGGGAACGGTTGAAGGTCGATCTCTTCGCCCAGATGCCCCCGGAGATTCGCGAGGCGACACGCGTCGTCGCCGTCACGCCCTTCGACGTGATCCTCCTGCAGGTGAAAATCGGCCTCATCGTCGGTGGACTGCTCGCAGTCCCGCTGTTGCTTTACTTCTCCCGTGACGCGCTTCGCCGTCGGGGCTGGTGGCCACAGGCACCGGTCGCCCGCTGGAAGCTCGTCTTGCTGGCGACGGCGTTGGTCGTCCTGTTCGTCGGCGGGATCTTCTATGCCTACACCGTCTTCTTCCCGATCATGTTCTCGTTCCTGGCGACGAACGCGATCAACGCCGGGTTTACCCCGACCTATCACATCGTCAAGTGGGCTCAGTTCGTCGCCTTGCTTGCACTCTCCTTTGGTCTCGCGGCCGAACTCCCGCTGATGATGAGTACGCTCGCCTACAGCGAGATCGTTCCCTACGAGACGTTCCGCGACAAGTGGAAATACGCCGTCCTGGGCCTGTACGCCGGCGGTGCCGTGTTCACGCCGCCGGATCCGTTGACCCAGCTCATGTGGGCAACGCCGCTGGTCGGCCTCTATGCCGTCAGTCTCCGGATCACACGGCTTGTCGTCGTGGCCAAACGCTCCAGTGATCGCATCGACGTGATGGCCGCGTTACGCGAGCGCTGGAACGTCCTCGCCGGCAGTGCCGTGGTTGCCTTCGGTGCCGTCTGGGCGTTTTTCGCCCGCGGCGGAATCGCGGCCATCAACCGTGGCTTAGACGCCGTGCCATACGACATCGGAGGCGTGCCAACACTCGGTGAGGCGCTGGGCGTCTCGAACGCTCTCGCGTCGGCGCTGGTCGCGAGTATCGTCGCGTTGCTGGTCGTCGGTTGGGTCGCCTACCGGACCGTCTCGGCACGGCTGGACGAACAAGCCGGCCTCGCGGCCCAGACACTCGGTGATCCCAGCGCGATCGACCTGGACAACCTCGACGCGGCCGGCGTCGAGGCAGCACCCCCGGAAGCGTTCGAATCGCTCGCCGAAGAAGAGGCACTCGCTCACGCCCAGCGCGCGATGGACGACGACGACCCCGAGAAGGCTGAACTCATCATCGAACGCTTCGACGAGGCGGCCGAACGGGCCGACCAGGACGGCACGGAAAGCCAAGACAGCGAGGCAGCCAAGGAGGGCGGTGTCGTCTCCGAGACGACGACCAACGTCGTCGATGCCTTCACCGAGGAGGAGACCACCGAGGAAGACATCGGCGGGTACTACTACGACCTCGCCTTCATCTTCGACTCGCTCACGTCCAAGGCCTTCCGGGTAGTCGCGGTGTTCGGTACCGTTCTGGCGGCGGCGTTCATGTATCTGTACACCGGTGGGATCGACGACATCCGTGGAGACTTCGTCTCGCGACTCCCGGCGGAGATGGCTGCAGACGTCGATATCGTCAACCTCCACCCCGTCGAGCACCTCATCTTCGAGATCAAGTTCTCGACGCTGCTGGCGCTGGTCGTCGTCCTCCCGCTGATCCTCTATTACATCTGGCCAGCGCTAAAAGAGCGAGGCTATGCGACCGGCGACCGCCGTGTGTTGCTCGTCTGGGGCGGTTCGATCGTCGCCGGCCTCACGCTCGGGAGCTATATCGGCTACACGTTTTTGGCCCCGTCTGTCATCTCCTGGCTGGCTGCCGACGCCCTGGAGGCACACATGGTCGTCGCCTACCGGATCAACAGCTTCGGCTGGCTGGTCGTGTTCACGACGGTCGGGATCGGGCTGCTCGCCGAAATCCCGATGTCGATGGTGCTGTTCGATCGGGGCGGCATCGTCTCCTATCAGACGATGCGCGAGTACTGGCGTGGGGTCGTGATCGCCATCTTCGTGGTCGCAGCACTGCTGACCCCGAGTGGCATGTTCTCGATGCTACTGCTCGCTCTGCCTGCCGCGCTGGCGTACCTGTTCGGGCTGGGACTCCTGTGGGTCGTCACGCTTGGCGGACGCCGTGGCAGTGGCCGGCAGCCAGAGGTCGTTGGCTAA
- a CDS encoding queuosine precursor transporter — MNTNQESVSIPLPQLGLIAVFVTALVTSQVTASKVIGIELPVSLPFVESMILVPAAAFAYAVTFFASDCYAELYGREDATRLVNVAFAMNFVLLGLVWLAIEAPIFANSPVGQSAFSDVLGSSTGIVVGSMLAYLVSQNLDVVTFHWLRDRTDGRLLWVRNLGSTLTSQAIDTVIFITVAFIVFQGMPLGDALGLIVGQYLIKLGVALFDTPFVYAVVGFVRRRGRSPSPAVGD, encoded by the coding sequence ATGAACACTAACCAGGAGAGTGTCTCGATCCCGCTGCCACAACTCGGCCTGATTGCGGTGTTCGTCACCGCGTTAGTGACCTCCCAGGTCACCGCGAGCAAAGTCATCGGGATCGAATTGCCGGTCTCGTTGCCCTTCGTCGAGTCGATGATACTCGTTCCCGCCGCAGCCTTCGCCTACGCAGTGACGTTCTTTGCTTCCGATTGTTACGCCGAGCTGTACGGCCGAGAAGACGCGACGCGGCTGGTCAACGTCGCCTTCGCGATGAACTTCGTCCTGCTTGGGCTGGTCTGGCTGGCCATCGAAGCACCCATCTTCGCGAACTCGCCGGTCGGCCAGTCGGCGTTTTCGGACGTGCTGGGCTCCAGTACGGGTATCGTGGTCGGGAGTATGCTCGCCTATCTCGTCAGCCAAAATCTGGATGTCGTCACCTTCCATTGGCTTCGCGACCGCACGGATGGCCGCCTGTTGTGGGTGCGCAACCTCGGCTCGACGCTGACTAGCCAGGCGATCGACACGGTGATCTTCATCACCGTCGCGTTCATCGTCTTTCAAGGGATGCCCCTTGGCGACGCCCTGGGATTGATCGTCGGCCAGTACCTGATCAAACTCGGCGTCGCACTGTTCGACACGCCATTCGTCTACGCCGTCGTCGGGTTCGTCCGGCGTCGCGGCCGCTCGCCGTCGCCCGCAGTCGGAGACTAA
- a CDS encoding 23S rRNA (uridine(2552)-2'-O)-methyltransferase — protein sequence MSGKDEYYNRAKQEGYRARSAYKLQQLDETADLLGEDRTVVDLGAAPGGWLQVAAERVGEGGRVVGVDRQRIDSLEEPAALVETIRGDITDEATIEAITDSVGEANLVLSDMAPNVTGEYDLDHARSVHLARQALEVGLELLAAGGDLAVKVFDGRDLDDLKADIEAEFEYVREVRPDASRDSSSELYLVGKSRLTAPVREGDTVEVEIVDEGEEGDGIAKVEDFTLFVSGAREGETVTVRVDDVKPRYAFAQPVE from the coding sequence ATGAGCGGCAAAGACGAGTATTACAACCGCGCCAAACAAGAGGGCTATCGCGCCCGCTCGGCCTACAAACTCCAGCAACTCGACGAGACCGCCGATTTGCTCGGTGAGGACCGTACGGTCGTCGACCTCGGGGCTGCGCCCGGCGGCTGGCTGCAGGTGGCTGCCGAACGCGTCGGGGAAGGCGGCCGCGTCGTCGGCGTCGACCGCCAGCGTATCGATTCACTCGAGGAGCCTGCGGCCCTCGTCGAGACGATTCGTGGCGATATCACCGACGAGGCGACCATCGAGGCGATCACCGATTCGGTCGGGGAAGCCAACCTCGTCCTCTCGGACATGGCGCCGAACGTCACCGGCGAGTACGACCTCGACCACGCCCGGTCGGTACACTTGGCCCGACAGGCCCTGGAGGTGGGCCTCGAACTCCTCGCTGCCGGCGGTGATCTCGCGGTGAAGGTCTTCGACGGCCGCGATCTTGACGACCTGAAAGCCGACATCGAGGCGGAGTTCGAGTACGTCCGTGAGGTGCGCCCGGACGCCTCGCGTGATTCCTCCTCGGAACTCTACCTGGTCGGCAAGAGTCGCTTGACGGCACCCGTCAGGGAGGGCGACACGGTCGAAGTCGAGATCGTCGACGAAGGTGAGGAGGGAGACGGTATCGCCAAGGTCGAGGACTTCACGCTGTTCGTCTCGGGGGCCAGGGAGGGCGAGACGGTGACGGTCCGGGTCGACGACGTGAAACCGCGCTACGCGTTCGCACAGCCAGTAGAGTAA
- a CDS encoding DNA polymerase sliding clamp gives MFNAIVSADTLRTALDSVSVLVEECKLRLEEDGLEIRAVDPANVGMVDLSLSAAAFESYETDGGVIGVNLSRLEDIAGMAEAGQLVHLELDEETRKLEIAIDGLEYTLALIDPDSIRQEPDLPDLDLSADIVLEGRDVNRAVKASDMVSDHIALGVDEAEDMFYVDAEGDTDDVHFELGREELIDLTAGPARSLFSLDYLKDMNKAIPSDAEVRMELGEEFPVKMHFDIAEGQGSVTYMLAPRVQSD, from the coding sequence ATGTTCAACGCCATCGTGAGCGCGGATACGTTGCGGACGGCGCTGGATTCGGTCAGCGTGCTGGTCGAGGAATGCAAGCTCCGGCTGGAGGAAGATGGGCTAGAAATCAGGGCCGTCGACCCGGCCAACGTAGGGATGGTCGATCTCTCGCTGTCGGCGGCAGCCTTCGAGTCCTACGAGACCGACGGCGGCGTCATCGGCGTGAACCTCTCGCGACTCGAAGACATCGCCGGGATGGCCGAGGCAGGCCAATTGGTGCACCTCGAACTCGACGAGGAGACCCGCAAACTCGAAATCGCCATCGACGGATTGGAGTACACCCTGGCGCTGATCGACCCCGACTCGATCCGCCAGGAACCCGATCTCCCCGATCTGGATCTGTCTGCCGATATCGTCCTCGAAGGCCGGGACGTCAACCGGGCCGTCAAGGCATCTGATATGGTATCAGATCACATCGCCCTGGGGGTCGACGAGGCCGAAGACATGTTCTACGTCGACGCGGAGGGCGACACCGACGACGTCCACTTCGAACTCGGTCGCGAGGAGCTGATCGATCTCACCGCCGGCCCGGCCCGATCGCTGTTCTCGTTGGACTATCTGAAGGACATGAACAAGGCGATCCCGAGCGACGCCGAGGTGCGCATGGAACTTGGCGAGGAATTCCCCGTCAAGATGCACTTCGACATCGCCGAGGGACAGGGGTCGGTCACGTACATGCTCGCCCCACGCGTCCAGAGCGACTGA
- a CDS encoding ribbon-helix-helix domain-containing protein, with the protein MPKISVEVPAELLTDLDDHVGEDGKFVNRSEAIRASVRKTLDLLDEIDQRHGRAEDEH; encoded by the coding sequence ATGCCCAAGATAAGCGTCGAGGTGCCCGCGGAGTTACTCACCGACCTCGACGATCACGTCGGCGAAGACGGAAAGTTCGTCAACCGTAGCGAGGCGATCCGGGCGTCGGTCCGGAAGACGCTGGATCTCTTAGACGAAATCGACCAGCGACACGGGAGGGCAGAGGATGAACACTAA
- the larE gene encoding ATP-dependent sacrificial sulfur transferase LarE, with translation MESSQRSVTEKLAAARADLAERDGVLVAFSGGVDSSVVAAIAAEALGEDALACTARSETLPEAELGEAKRVAEEVGIRHDVVEFSELDSEAFAANDGDRCYHCRSMRLSAMFDHAADLGIETVCDGTNASDPGEGHRPGLQAVDELDAYSPLLEHDITKAEVREIARHYDLSVAEKPSMACLSSRIPTGLEVTEEKLTRIEKAERVLRTWGFEQFRVRDHDGIARIEVGAEELEAALDPEFVAAAREHIGDLGFEHVTLDLEGYRTGSVSPAEADETADDQQEANVFSAEYPTAGDQ, from the coding sequence AAAACTCGCGGCGGCCCGTGCCGATCTGGCCGAGCGCGATGGGGTCTTGGTCGCGTTCTCCGGCGGGGTCGACTCCAGTGTCGTCGCCGCGATCGCCGCCGAGGCATTGGGCGAAGACGCCCTCGCCTGTACGGCCAGAAGTGAGACGTTACCCGAGGCCGAACTCGGTGAGGCCAAACGTGTCGCCGAGGAGGTCGGCATTCGGCACGACGTCGTTGAGTTCTCGGAACTCGACAGCGAGGCGTTCGCCGCAAACGACGGCGATCGGTGCTATCACTGCCGATCGATGCGTCTCTCGGCGATGTTCGACCACGCGGCGGACCTCGGCATCGAAACCGTCTGTGACGGCACCAACGCCTCTGATCCCGGCGAGGGCCATCGCCCCGGCTTGCAGGCTGTCGACGAACTGGATGCCTACTCGCCGCTGCTCGAACACGACATCACCAAGGCAGAAGTCAGGGAGATCGCCCGCCACTACGACCTTTCAGTCGCCGAGAAACCCTCGATGGCCTGTCTGTCCTCCCGTATTCCGACTGGTCTGGAAGTCACCGAGGAGAAACTGACGCGCATCGAGAAAGCCGAGCGCGTCCTCCGGACGTGGGGCTTCGAGCAATTTCGGGTGCGCGATCACGATGGGATCGCCCGTATCGAAGTCGGTGCCGAGGAACTCGAAGCCGCACTCGATCCCGAGTTCGTCGCCGCGGCCCGCGAGCATATCGGCGATTTGGGTTTCGAGCACGTCACGCTGGATCTTGAGGGGTATCGGACGGGCAGTGTTAGTCCCGCCGAAGCGGACGAAACGGCTGACGACCAGCAGGAAGCGAACGTCTTTTCGGCCGAGTATCCGACGGCCGGCGATCAGTAG
- a CDS encoding universal stress protein, translating into MYDEILLPVDDTTGPAEVLHHAGEMAHYLDSEIRLLHVADTEQHSVTLTEEGVVDGLVRQGEQIVADAGETLETLNVAYSTDVVQGSPAETIVAYAAEYDYDLIVMPTHARQGLARYLLGSVTEKVVRLSDVPVLTARMQEDDEFTVPYEDILLPTDGSAGARQAANHGIALAATEDATVHALSVVETAALGPDVRSDVTMGTFDQGAREAVDEIAGMADEQGVDVATHVQNGSADEEILAAIEAQDCDAVVMGTTGRRGVDRILLGSVAEKTVRTAPVPVVTVRHADQGDDGQ; encoded by the coding sequence ATGTACGACGAGATCCTCCTCCCGGTCGACGACACTACCGGCCCGGCGGAAGTGCTGCATCACGCCGGCGAAATGGCCCACTATCTCGACAGCGAGATCCGACTGTTACATGTCGCCGATACCGAACAACACAGCGTCACCCTCACCGAGGAAGGTGTCGTCGACGGCCTCGTCCGGCAGGGTGAACAGATCGTCGCCGACGCGGGCGAGACGCTGGAGACGCTGAACGTCGCGTATTCGACCGACGTCGTCCAGGGGAGTCCGGCCGAGACGATCGTCGCGTACGCCGCCGAATACGACTACGACCTGATCGTGATGCCGACCCACGCTCGCCAGGGACTCGCCCGGTACCTGCTTGGCAGCGTCACTGAGAAAGTGGTCCGACTCTCGGACGTGCCCGTCCTCACGGCTCGAATGCAGGAAGACGACGAATTCACGGTCCCCTACGAGGACATTTTGCTTCCGACCGACGGCAGTGCGGGCGCCAGACAGGCCGCCAACCATGGCATCGCCCTCGCGGCGACCGAGGATGCGACCGTCCATGCGCTCTCGGTGGTCGAGACGGCCGCACTCGGGCCGGACGTCCGTTCAGACGTGACAATGGGTACGTTCGACCAGGGCGCACGCGAGGCAGTCGACGAGATCGCCGGCATGGCCGACGAGCAGGGCGTCGACGTAGCGACCCACGTCCAGAATGGTTCGGCCGACGAGGAAATCCTGGCGGCGATCGAGGCCCAGGACTGTGATGCCGTCGTGATGGGGACGACCGGCCGTCGGGGCGTCGACCGGATCTTGCTGGGTAGCGTCGCCGAGAAAACAGTCCGCACGGCACCAGTACCAGTCGTGACCGTCCGGCACGCAGACCAGGGTGACGACGGGCAGTAG